DNA from Gemmatimonadaceae bacterium:
CCTTGGCGGCCAGCTGCTTGTCGATCGCCGAGTCCACGCGCGAGATGAAGAAGCTCGCTACGCTCGCCACATGATCGACGGCGTGCCCCGCGGCGGCGCGCTGCTCGAGCCCGGCGATGTAGGCCTCGATCACACGCGCATGCGCTTCGATGGAAAAGAGCAGCGTGACGTTGACGTTGATGCCATCGGCGATGAGCTGCTGGACGGCGACCGCCCCTTCGCTGGTCCCGGGCACCTTGATCATGAGGTTCGGCCGGTCCACCACCGCCCAGAGGCGGCGCGCTTCGGCAATCGTGCCCTCGGCGTCGCGCGCGAGATCGGGTGAAACTTCGAGCGAGACATAACCGTCCACGCCCTTGGTGGCCTCGTAGACACCGCGGAACTGGTCGCAGGCCGCGCGGACATCGGTGGCGGCGAGCGTGAAGAAGGCGTCGCGATCGGAGCGGGAGGCGGGGACCGTGGCGAGTTCCGCGTCGTACGCGGCTCCCTCGGCGAGCGCCTTCTCAAAGATCGTGGGATTCGAGGTCATACCCGTCAGGGCATCCTCGGCGATCCGGCGCGCGAGGTCGCCGTTGGAGAGCATGACGCGATCGATGTAGTCGAGCCAGAGAGACTGGCCGGCGGCGTGGAGCGCGTGCAGACGTGTGGACATGAGCCGAGGCGGACGACGGTGAAGAGGCGATACAACCATGCATGGTAATGTGCTGTACAGGCTGGCGGCGAGGGGCGAGCGGCGGGAAAGCGGTCGGAACCGTTTACACGTCGGTGTACACTTCGTCATGCCTCGTTTTTCTCGTCTGCTTCCCCTCCCCACGCTTCTGTTCGCCGCCTGTGGGCCCCATCGGACGCCAGGCACGGCCGCAGCGCCGGCCGCCGCCGTCGCCGCCCGCTGCAGCAGCGGGCCAAGCATTGCCTCGCGCGCCGATGAACCGACCACCGGCGCCGAAGCGGCGGCCGTCTTTGATTCGGCCTGGAGCATCATTCAGCGCACGCACTGGGACACGACCTACAATGGCGTGAACTGGCGTCAGGTGCGGACCGATCTGCGCCCCAAGGCCGAGGCGGCCCGGACCCGGGGCGCCCTGCGCGCCGTGCTGAGCGAGATGGTGGGGCGCCTCAATCAGTCGCACTTTGCG
Protein-coding regions in this window:
- the tal gene encoding transaldolase, which encodes MSTRLHALHAAGQSLWLDYIDRVMLSNGDLARRIAEDALTGMTSNPTIFEKALAEGAAYDAELATVPASRSDRDAFFTLAATDVRAACDQFRGVYEATKGVDGYVSLEVSPDLARDAEGTIAEARRLWAVVDRPNLMIKVPGTSEGAVAVQQLIADGINVNVTLLFSIEAHARVIEAYIAGLEQRAAAGHAVDHVASVASFFISRVDSAIDKQLAAKGGEAAGLQGKAAIANARLAYRLFQAQFAGPRWAALSAKGARVQRPLWASTSTKNPAYRDVIYVEELIGPDTVNTLPPATLEAFRDHGEVRASVTEDVAGAERTMAALEAHGVSLAAVTDTLLQEGLAAFEQSFVTLLAGLARKRAALAAV